The following is a genomic window from candidate division TA06 bacterium.
GTAAACAGTATGCTGGGGCTGTTCAGCTGTTTGGGCATAGGGATCACCGGGCAGGCTGCCCATGGTAAAGTTTCCGGCGGGAATGGATATCCAGGTTATGCTTACTGTGCCCCCGGCTGTGGTGGTAAACTGCCAAACCGGGCCGGCGGTTGTACTGCCGTGGTTGTCTCTGGCTACTATTTTCCAATAATATATTGTGCTGGTAGCCAGGCCGCTGCGGGCCAAACTCGTTGCGCTTTGGTTGGAAGAAACCAATGTTGCGGGCGGGTTAGCGGTATCAAAATAAACATCGTATTTCAGGGTATCCCCGGCGTCGGGGTCGGTGCATGCCCAGCTTAAGGTGGGCGCGGTGCTTTGGCCGGTGGCAAAATCGGCCGGGCTGGGACTGCTGGGCGCATTGGGGGCATTGTTGCCCGGCACACCGGCGGCCAAGGCAATATTTGCGGTGGCCGTGTTCCCGGCGGTTACGGCCACGCTTACGCTTTTGCTGTTATAGCCGGTTTTACTGGCGGTTACCGTATAGGTTCCGGCGTTTACCCCGGTTATTGAAAACTGTCCGGCGGTATTGGCGGTTACGCTGCTGGTAGCCGGGCTGGTGGCAATGCCCGCCCCGGCAATGGCCGCTCCGCCGGCCGAGTCTGTAACCACGCCGGAAATGGTTCCGGTAGTGGCAACTGCGGTCGGCGTTTCATTTTTGCTGCAGCCCGCAAGCAGGCACAGTAACGCGATTGTTACAATCGCCACGCACGGAAGAATTATTTTTTTGAACATGGTTCTTCTCCTCTTTTTTGTTGTTGGTCACAGATATTACCGGCAGATAATAATTCTAGCCTTCGGGTCCCCTTAAAGGCATACCGCCATTAGGCGGTATGTTGACTTGAAGGCCAATAGCGCGGGGAATATTTCCTTCTATTTTTGCAAAGACGACAGCCAGGACTGGAAACTGCTGACGGTGTTCTCGCCTTCGGCTTTTTTGTCAGTACCTGCACCCGCCTCCGGTTTTGCCGGTTCGCCAGCGGGAGATTGTTTTTCCTGGATTTTCGGGACGTCTGAGAACAGGGCCGAAAAATCCACCGGCGTTTCCTTGGCCGGTTCAGGAGCCGGCTGCGGTTCGGGTTTTTCCTCCGGAAGCGGGATCACAGGTTTGGCAGGCTCCTCCGGGCCTGCCTGCGCGGAGCCGAACATCTGCTTCGGCGAAAGCAGGCCTGCGCCCGCAGGCGGAGCAAAAGTCTTGGTTAGGGTATCGTCCTGCGCCGGCGGCTTTGATTCAGCAACCTTCGGTTCGGGCTTGTCGAACATTCCGCCAAAGATGTCCGTCACCGGTGCCGCCGCAGATAGCGGAAAGACAGGCTCTTCCGGCGTCGGTTCTTTCTTGGCTTCGGGTTCAGCTACCGGAATTCCCGGGACCACCGCTTCAGTTTTAA
Proteins encoded in this region:
- a CDS encoding SUMF1/EgtB/PvdO family nonheme iron enzyme → MFKKIILPCVAIVTIALLCLLAGCSKNETPTAVATTGTISGVVTDSAGGAAIAGAGIATSPATSSVTANTAGQFSITGVNAGTYTVTASKTGYNSKSVSVAVTAGNTATANIALAAGVPGNNAPNAPSSPSPADFATGQSTAPTLSWACTDPDAGDTLKYDVYFDTANPPATLVSSNQSATSLARSGLATSTIYYWKIVARDNHGSTTAGPVWQFTTTAGGTVSITWISIPAGNFTMGSLPGDPYAQTAEQPQHTVYLDAFQISKYEITNAQYKAFMDAGGYSNSAYWTTDGWNWRTTNSITQPYYWSSGQYNSGPSFPNHPVVGVSWYEAYAFCNWAGGRLPTEAQWEKAARGTDSSNYWPWGSTWDASKCNSYDNTAPDTFAYSSPVGFFATGTSPYGVYDMAGNVWEWVNDWYQSDYYSVSPSSNPQGPATGTSRVLRGGCFFNIDYLCRVVYRNNNPPDPRNFNNGIRIAQ